In one Micromonospora polyrhachis genomic region, the following are encoded:
- a CDS encoding cytochrome c-type biogenesis protein CcmH yields MAGTAGGAAVGDVTLRRVCAVALLVVLLAGAGLATWRSTGGATASDPVRDLAAGLRCPACQGESVADSRSPIAAAMREVVAAQLAEGRSPDEVRAYFAERYGPEVLATPPARGLGLLLWVVPALVLLTVAVAAMRTHRRSERHRSPAPRSDQPAGRLRVRARTTWNVGALSLVGFVGVIAVIAPPGSEPAPPASAVTDPVAAQLTLARSLEQRGEYATAADVYRTALAQRPVDDIRLRLAFTLVRAGQPTPAEEAARQVLAGRPDEPDALLILGLAQRASGRPAAGSTLRRFLTLAPDHPAAPEVRRLLDAR; encoded by the coding sequence GTGGCTGGAACAGCGGGTGGCGCCGCTGTTGGCGACGTGACGCTCCGCCGGGTCTGCGCCGTCGCCCTGCTGGTCGTGCTGCTCGCCGGTGCGGGCCTCGCGACCTGGCGCTCGACCGGCGGCGCCACCGCATCCGACCCGGTGCGGGACCTGGCCGCCGGGTTACGCTGCCCGGCCTGCCAGGGCGAGTCGGTAGCCGATTCACGATCTCCGATCGCCGCCGCGATGCGCGAGGTGGTCGCCGCCCAACTCGCCGAGGGCCGCAGCCCGGACGAGGTGCGGGCATACTTCGCCGAGCGGTACGGGCCCGAGGTGCTGGCGACGCCACCGGCCCGGGGCCTCGGTCTGTTGCTGTGGGTGGTGCCGGCGCTCGTACTGCTGACGGTCGCGGTGGCGGCGATGCGGACCCATCGACGGTCGGAGCGGCATCGCTCTCCCGCGCCCCGGTCCGACCAGCCGGCCGGTCGCCTCCGCGTACGTGCCCGGACGACCTGGAACGTCGGTGCCCTGAGCCTGGTCGGGTTCGTCGGCGTGATCGCCGTGATCGCGCCCCCCGGGTCCGAACCCGCGCCACCAGCCTCGGCGGTCACCGACCCGGTGGCGGCGCAGCTCACCCTCGCCCGCTCCCTCGAACAGCGGGGCGAGTACGCCACCGCGGCGGACGTATACCGGACCGCGCTGGCCCAGCGGCCCGTCGACGACATTCGACTGCGGCTGGCGTTCACGCTGGTCCGGGCCGGGCAGCCCACGCCGGCCGAGGAGGCGGCCCGACAGGTGCTCGCCGGCCGGCCGGACGAACCGGATGCGCTGCTGATACTCGGGCTCGCCCAGCGGGCGAGTGGTAGACCAGCGGCCGGCTCGACTCTCCGGCGTTTCCTCACCCTGGCCCCCGACCATCCGGCCGCCCCGGAGGTGCGTCGCCTGCTCGACGCCAGGTGA
- a CDS encoding PPC domain-containing DNA-binding protein yields the protein MRVREIKEDQRRVLVVVCDRDEEAVATLRDAIREYDIRAAQVTAVGGFRSGELGYFDPNVHDYLPIAIDGQVEVLSLLGDVAEHDGRPELHVHAVCGRRDGSTIGGHLLRGEVWPTLEVVLTEVAPSLAKRFDPEIGLALLTPDLPG from the coding sequence ATGCGGGTGCGGGAGATCAAGGAAGATCAGCGCCGGGTCCTGGTGGTGGTCTGCGACCGGGACGAGGAGGCGGTGGCCACCCTCCGGGACGCCATTCGCGAGTACGACATCCGTGCCGCCCAGGTCACGGCGGTCGGCGGGTTCCGATCCGGCGAACTCGGCTACTTCGATCCCAATGTCCACGACTACCTGCCGATCGCGATCGACGGGCAGGTGGAGGTGCTCTCCCTGCTCGGCGACGTTGCGGAACACGATGGTCGGCCCGAGTTGCACGTGCACGCGGTGTGTGGCCGGCGGGACGGCTCGACGATCGGCGGGCATCTGCTGCGAGGCGAGGTGTGGCCGACCCTGGAGGTCGTCCTGACCGAGGTGGCTCCGTCGTTGGCCAAACGGTTCGACCCGGAGATCGGGCTCGCCCTGCTCACCCCCGACCTTCCCGGCTGA
- a CDS encoding enolase C-terminal domain-like protein, producing MFHIDLPNSDIEVPIEDLRWAVYRIPTDQPEADGTFRWDATTMVLVRVMAGGAVGTGWTYGAAAGGALIGELLADVVKGRCALDVTGVYEAMCRAVRNVGRPGVAAMAISAIDTALWDLKARLIGVRLTRLLGAVHEQVPIYGSGGFTTYDEMRLREQMSHWVHELGVPRVKIKIGESWGKAVERDLTRMRQARDAIGADAELYVDANGGYTEKQAIRVADAMADLDVRWFEEPVSSDDLIGLRAVRDAVSPDVTAGEYGYDLPYFQRMCAAGAVDCLQVDVSRCGGITEWLRVCAVAAAHGLQVSGHCAPHLHVDVAAATVNLRHLEWFHDHVRIESLFFDGALVPDGGLLAPDLTVPGNGLEFREADAQRYRVA from the coding sequence ATGTTCCACATCGACCTGCCCAACTCCGACATCGAGGTGCCCATCGAGGATCTGCGCTGGGCGGTCTACCGGATACCCACCGACCAACCGGAGGCGGACGGGACCTTCCGGTGGGACGCCACCACCATGGTGCTGGTCCGGGTCATGGCCGGCGGCGCGGTCGGTACCGGTTGGACGTACGGGGCGGCGGCCGGCGGCGCGCTGATCGGAGAACTGCTCGCCGACGTGGTCAAGGGGCGGTGTGCCCTCGACGTCACCGGTGTGTACGAGGCGATGTGTCGGGCGGTGCGTAACGTCGGGCGGCCCGGGGTGGCGGCGATGGCCATCTCCGCGATCGACACCGCGTTGTGGGATCTCAAGGCCCGGTTGATCGGGGTACGCCTGACCCGGCTGCTCGGGGCCGTGCACGAGCAGGTTCCGATCTATGGCAGCGGCGGCTTCACCACCTATGACGAGATGCGGTTGCGCGAGCAGATGAGCCACTGGGTGCACGAGTTGGGCGTTCCCCGGGTGAAGATCAAGATCGGTGAGTCCTGGGGGAAGGCGGTCGAACGGGATCTGACCCGGATGCGGCAGGCCCGGGACGCCATCGGCGCGGACGCCGAACTCTACGTGGACGCCAACGGCGGCTACACGGAGAAACAGGCGATCCGGGTTGCCGACGCCATGGCGGATCTCGACGTGCGCTGGTTCGAGGAGCCGGTCTCCTCCGACGACCTCATCGGCCTGCGGGCGGTACGGGACGCGGTCAGCCCAGATGTGACCGCCGGGGAGTACGGCTATGACCTGCCCTACTTCCAGCGGATGTGTGCCGCCGGAGCAGTGGACTGTCTCCAGGTCGACGTCAGTCGCTGCGGCGGGATCACGGAGTGGCTGCGGGTCTGTGCCGTGGCCGCCGCGCACGGGCTGCAGGTCTCCGGTCACTGTGCCCCGCACCTGCACGTCGACGTGGCGGCGGCCACGGTGAACCTGCGTCACCTGGAGTGGTTCCACGATCACGTACGCATCGAGTCGCTGTTCTTCGACGGTGCCCTCGTGCCGGACGGCGGGCTGCTCGCACCGGACCTGACCGTGCCCGGCAACGGGCTGGAGTTCCGGGAGGCCGACGCCCAGCGTTACCGTGTCGCCTAG
- a CDS encoding FAD-binding and (Fe-S)-binding domain-containing protein gives MATVLPTPTMRPGGRPVEVDVTALAEALSRRVVGEVRFDDGSRALYATDGSNYRQVPIGVVVPRDLADVVATVELCREYGAPVLARGGGTSLAGECCNVAVVIDFTKYVNRVESFDPALRSAIVQPGIVLDELNAYTRRRDNLIFGPKPATHSHCTIGGMIGNNSCGSTAQWSGTTAANVRRLEVLTYDGVRMWVGPTSDAEYERILAAGGRPADIHRRLRELVDRHADALRNLPQLPRRISGYNLAALLPEHGFNVAQALVGSESTCVTVLRAELALLPEPPAKAMVLLGYHDIVAAAHAVRDVNPHQPFVLEALDDKLIGYEMRKHMHPAALHLLPEGGAWLLAQFGGDTVAEARGKVDVLVETLSQGEHPPTVQVFDDPQHEDQIWQVRESALAATARVPGMPDTWPGWEDSAVPPERLGDYLSGFSKLLDEFGYGAASLYGHFGNGCLHTSIPFDLITVQGVRQFRAFVERAADLCVGHGGSLSGEHGDGQARGELLVKMYGPDMVRVFEEFKAIFDPDNRMNPGKVVHANPLDSQLRLGPDYAPAEPATFFEYPSDQDSFARAANRCVGVGKCRRHGGNGVMCPSYMVTGDEQHSTRGRARLLFEMVRGETITGGWRDPAVADALDLCLACKGCKRDCPVNVDMATYKAEFLAHHYAGRIRPRDHYSLGWLPVWARLATLAPGTVNRAARTPGVGTLAKLLAGVDPRRQLPTFAAASFKRWFHRRTPGGSGERGQVLLWPDTFTTYLSPHVAAAAVGVLEAAGFRVVMPTQQVCCGLTWISTGQLGTARRVLRRSLDVLAPYLRDGLPVVGLEPSCTGVFRSDAHELLGHDLDVERLVAQTKTLAELLTERVPDFTPQLTGVDGRRPKAVVQTHCHQHAVLGFDPDTTLMARAGLDVEVLDSGCCGLAGNFGMTTEHRDVSLACAERVLLPAVRAADPSTLLVADGFSCRTQIEDAAIGRRAVHLAEILNGAVRGLAPGDYPEQVLARRPGRAHVLG, from the coding sequence ATGGCGACTGTCCTTCCCACCCCCACGATGCGCCCTGGTGGGCGCCCCGTCGAGGTGGACGTCACCGCCCTGGCCGAGGCGCTGTCCCGCCGCGTCGTCGGCGAGGTGCGCTTCGACGACGGCAGTCGGGCGCTCTACGCCACCGACGGCTCCAACTACCGGCAGGTGCCGATCGGCGTGGTCGTACCCCGGGACCTGGCCGACGTGGTCGCCACCGTCGAACTGTGTCGGGAGTACGGTGCACCGGTGCTCGCCCGGGGCGGGGGGACGAGCCTGGCCGGTGAGTGCTGCAATGTCGCGGTCGTCATCGACTTCACCAAGTACGTCAACCGCGTCGAGTCCTTCGACCCGGCGCTGCGTAGCGCGATCGTGCAGCCGGGCATCGTGCTGGACGAACTCAACGCGTACACCCGGCGGCGGGACAACCTGATCTTCGGTCCGAAACCGGCCACCCACTCGCACTGCACCATCGGCGGGATGATCGGCAACAACTCCTGCGGCTCGACCGCCCAGTGGAGCGGCACCACCGCCGCCAACGTCCGGCGACTGGAGGTGCTCACCTACGACGGCGTCCGGATGTGGGTCGGCCCCACCTCCGACGCCGAGTACGAGCGGATCCTCGCCGCCGGTGGCCGACCGGCCGACATCCACCGTCGCCTCCGCGAGTTGGTCGACCGGCACGCCGACGCGTTGCGCAACCTGCCCCAGCTGCCCCGGCGTATCTCCGGCTACAACCTGGCCGCGCTGCTGCCCGAGCATGGCTTCAACGTCGCGCAGGCGTTGGTGGGCAGCGAGTCGACCTGTGTCACCGTGCTGCGCGCCGAGCTGGCCCTGCTGCCCGAACCACCCGCCAAGGCGATGGTGCTGCTCGGCTACCACGACATCGTCGCCGCCGCGCACGCCGTACGGGACGTGAATCCGCACCAGCCGTTCGTGCTGGAGGCGCTGGATGACAAGCTCATCGGCTACGAGATGCGCAAACACATGCATCCTGCGGCGCTGCACCTGCTGCCGGAGGGCGGTGCCTGGTTGCTGGCGCAGTTCGGTGGCGACACCGTCGCGGAGGCGCGCGGCAAGGTCGACGTGCTCGTCGAGACGCTGAGTCAGGGCGAGCACCCGCCGACGGTGCAGGTGTTTGATGATCCGCAGCACGAGGACCAGATCTGGCAGGTACGTGAGTCCGCGTTGGCGGCCACCGCTCGCGTGCCGGGCATGCCGGACACCTGGCCGGGCTGGGAGGACTCGGCCGTGCCGCCGGAGCGGCTCGGGGACTACCTGAGCGGGTTCAGTAAGTTGCTCGACGAGTTCGGCTATGGTGCCGCGAGCCTCTACGGGCACTTCGGCAACGGCTGCCTGCACACCAGCATCCCGTTCGACCTGATCACCGTGCAGGGGGTGCGGCAGTTCCGGGCCTTCGTCGAGCGGGCCGCCGACCTGTGCGTGGGGCACGGCGGGTCGCTCTCCGGCGAGCATGGTGACGGACAGGCCCGAGGTGAACTGCTGGTCAAGATGTACGGCCCCGACATGGTGCGGGTGTTCGAGGAGTTCAAGGCGATCTTCGACCCGGACAACCGGATGAACCCGGGCAAGGTTGTACACGCCAACCCGCTCGACTCCCAACTGCGCCTCGGCCCCGACTACGCCCCGGCCGAACCCGCCACCTTCTTCGAATACCCGTCCGACCAGGACAGCTTCGCCCGCGCCGCCAACCGCTGTGTCGGCGTCGGTAAGTGCCGGCGGCATGGCGGGAACGGGGTGATGTGTCCCAGCTACATGGTCACGGGCGACGAGCAGCACTCCACCCGGGGCCGAGCCCGGCTGTTGTTCGAGATGGTGCGGGGTGAGACCATCACCGGCGGCTGGCGGGATCCGGCGGTAGCCGATGCTCTCGACCTCTGTCTGGCCTGCAAGGGCTGTAAGCGGGACTGCCCGGTCAACGTCGACATGGCCACCTACAAGGCCGAGTTCCTCGCCCACCACTACGCCGGCCGGATCCGTCCTCGCGACCACTACAGCCTCGGCTGGTTGCCGGTCTGGGCCCGGCTGGCGACGCTCGCCCCCGGCACGGTCAACCGCGCGGCGCGTACCCCCGGGGTCGGCACCCTGGCCAAGCTGCTCGCCGGGGTGGATCCACGACGGCAGCTACCGACCTTCGCAGCGGCCAGCTTCAAGCGTTGGTTCCACCGCCGCACCCCGGGCGGCTCCGGCGAGCGGGGGCAGGTCCTGCTCTGGCCGGACACCTTCACCACCTACCTGTCGCCGCATGTGGCGGCAGCAGCGGTGGGGGTGCTGGAAGCGGCCGGGTTCCGGGTGGTCATGCCCACCCAGCAGGTCTGCTGCGGCCTGACCTGGATCTCCACTGGTCAGCTCGGCACCGCCCGGCGGGTGTTGCGGCGCAGCCTCGACGTCCTCGCCCCCTATCTGCGCGACGGCCTGCCGGTGGTCGGCCTGGAGCCGAGCTGCACCGGGGTCTTCCGATCCGATGCACACGAACTGCTCGGCCACGACCTGGACGTCGAACGGCTGGTCGCGCAGACCAAGACGCTGGCGGAACTGCTCACCGAGCGGGTCCCCGACTTCACCCCGCAGCTGACCGGCGTCGACGGGCGGCGGCCGAAGGCGGTCGTGCAGACCCACTGCCACCAGCACGCTGTTCTGGGCTTCGACCCGGACACCACGCTGATGGCGCGGGCTGGTCTCGACGTCGAGGTCCTCGACTCGGGCTGCTGCGGGCTGGCCGGCAACTTCGGTATGACCACCGAACACCGGGACGTCTCCCTGGCCTGCGCCGAACGGGTCCTGCTGCCGGCCGTACGCGCCGCTGACCCGAGCACCCTGCTCGTCGCCGACGGCTTCTCCTGCCGTACGCAGATCGAGGACGCGGCGATCGGCCGCCGGGCCGTACACCTTGCCGAGATCCTCAACGGTGCCGTCCGGGGGCTGGCCCCAGGGGACTACCCGGAACAGGTGCTCGCCCGGCGTCCCGGCCGCGCCCATGTCCTCGGGTGA
- a CDS encoding thiamine pyrophosphate-dependent enzyme: MGAIAAEVLVSRLADWGVRTVFGLPGDGINGIMEGLRRNADRIRFVLVHHEEAAAFMATAHAKATGEIGVCLATSGPGGIHLANGLYDAKMDHQPVLAITGMQETSVLGTGYQQEVQLDRFFADVAVYNEMIVNPAQLPSLVDIAIRTAYGRRGVAHLTVPNDIQVAEAGQQPYELVAPANPPVTAPIYLAPAVRPREAELRAAARLLNEGQKVGILVGIGARGAGRLVEQLADTLDAPVIKTLSGKMVLADDSPYTTGGIGLLGTKPSEELIEEIDTLVMLGTNFPYTKHLPTPGKVKTVQVEIEPTRAGVRMPTDVPLIGDVAATLEALLPMLRRRPERRLLPSYQAKMAGWRTNMAALESADRDPIAPQYLAALIDDLATDDAVLTCDSGTVATWAARHWTIRGDREFYLSGNLATMAPALPYAIAIQHAYPDRQVIAYPGDGAFAMLMAEFHTACRYRLPIKVVINNNSSLGQILWEQMVLGYPEYGVRFEGSKPDYAGWARGCGGFGAYVDRPGNLRGTLREALAYDGPALVDVVVDANEPPMPGKIKYEQAKHFAEAFLRGQPHRASIATTLFKDKIQQLRER; this comes from the coding sequence ATGGGTGCGATTGCCGCCGAAGTGCTCGTCAGCCGCCTGGCCGACTGGGGTGTCCGGACCGTCTTCGGTCTGCCGGGTGACGGCATCAACGGGATCATGGAGGGCCTGCGGCGTAACGCCGACCGGATCCGGTTTGTGCTCGTGCACCACGAAGAGGCGGCGGCCTTCATGGCTACCGCACACGCCAAGGCGACCGGGGAGATCGGGGTGTGCCTGGCGACCAGCGGACCGGGCGGGATCCACCTGGCCAACGGGCTCTACGACGCGAAGATGGACCACCAACCGGTCCTGGCGATCACCGGGATGCAGGAGACCAGCGTGCTGGGCACCGGTTACCAGCAGGAGGTGCAACTCGACCGGTTCTTCGCCGACGTCGCCGTCTACAACGAGATGATCGTCAACCCGGCGCAGCTACCCAGCCTGGTGGACATCGCGATCCGCACCGCGTACGGCCGGCGGGGCGTGGCGCACCTGACGGTGCCCAACGACATACAGGTCGCCGAGGCCGGGCAGCAGCCGTACGAGTTGGTTGCCCCGGCGAACCCGCCGGTGACCGCCCCCATCTACCTGGCCCCTGCGGTCCGGCCCCGGGAGGCGGAACTACGCGCCGCGGCCCGGCTGCTCAACGAGGGGCAGAAGGTGGGCATCCTGGTCGGCATCGGGGCCAGGGGAGCGGGACGATTGGTCGAACAGTTGGCCGACACCCTCGATGCGCCGGTGATCAAGACACTCTCCGGCAAGATGGTGCTGGCCGACGACTCGCCGTACACCACCGGGGGCATCGGCCTGCTCGGCACGAAGCCGAGCGAGGAGCTGATCGAGGAGATCGACACCCTGGTCATGCTCGGCACCAACTTCCCCTACACCAAGCACCTGCCCACCCCGGGCAAGGTGAAGACGGTGCAGGTCGAGATCGAGCCAACTCGGGCCGGGGTACGGATGCCGACCGACGTGCCGCTGATCGGAGACGTTGCCGCGACCCTGGAGGCGCTGCTACCGATGCTGCGTCGCCGTCCGGAGCGGCGGCTGCTACCGAGCTATCAGGCGAAGATGGCGGGCTGGCGCACCAACATGGCGGCGTTGGAGTCCGCCGACCGCGACCCGATCGCCCCGCAGTACCTCGCCGCACTGATCGACGACCTCGCCACCGACGACGCCGTACTCACCTGTGACTCGGGCACCGTGGCGACCTGGGCGGCCCGGCACTGGACGATCCGGGGCGACCGGGAGTTCTACCTCTCCGGCAACCTGGCCACCATGGCACCCGCACTGCCGTACGCGATCGCGATCCAGCACGCCTATCCGGATCGGCAGGTGATCGCCTATCCCGGTGACGGGGCGTTTGCCATGCTGATGGCCGAGTTCCATACGGCCTGCCGGTACCGGCTGCCCATCAAGGTCGTGATCAACAACAACAGTTCCCTCGGGCAGATCCTGTGGGAACAGATGGTGCTCGGCTATCCCGAGTACGGTGTGCGGTTCGAGGGCTCGAAACCGGACTACGCCGGCTGGGCGCGTGGCTGCGGTGGGTTCGGGGCGTACGTCGACCGGCCCGGTAACCTGCGCGGGACGTTGCGGGAGGCGTTGGCGTACGACGGTCCGGCACTGGTCGACGTGGTGGTCGACGCCAACGAGCCGCCGATGCCCGGGAAAATCAAGTACGAGCAGGCGAAGCACTTCGCCGAGGCGTTCCTGCGCGGGCAGCCGCATCGGGCGTCGATCGCCACCACCCTGTTCAAGGACAAGATCCAGCAGTTGCGGGAGCGGTGA
- a CDS encoding GNAT family N-acetyltransferase: MPSLVEPVLSAGNMAMLKQPLLRADGLVLRPWEPSDRPAVLAGYADPAIQRWHCRTMTDAEARDWIAHWPDRWQAETGAGWAVVDSSEVVGQISLRRLDLSEGQAEAAYWVLPAARGRRVAPRALTTLATWAFATLGLHRVELYHSTSNPASCRVAQRAGFTAEGTKRGEARHTDGWHDMHVHARLDSDPDPAG, encoded by the coding sequence GTGCCGTCCCTGGTCGAACCCGTCCTGTCAGCCGGGAACATGGCGATGCTGAAGCAGCCCCTGCTCCGGGCCGACGGTCTTGTCCTCCGTCCCTGGGAGCCGTCGGATCGTCCGGCGGTGCTCGCCGGGTACGCCGATCCGGCCATCCAACGTTGGCACTGCCGGACCATGACCGATGCCGAGGCGCGGGACTGGATCGCCCACTGGCCCGACCGGTGGCAGGCCGAGACCGGCGCGGGTTGGGCCGTGGTCGACTCGTCGGAGGTCGTCGGCCAGATCAGTCTGCGTCGCCTCGATCTGTCCGAGGGACAGGCCGAGGCGGCGTACTGGGTGCTGCCCGCCGCCCGGGGTCGGCGGGTCGCCCCGCGGGCGCTGACGACGTTGGCCACCTGGGCCTTCGCCACCCTCGGTCTGCACCGGGTCGAGCTGTACCACTCGACATCGAACCCGGCGTCCTGCCGGGTGGCGCAACGCGCCGGCTTCACTGCCGAGGGCACGAAACGCGGCGAGGCCCGGCACACCGACGGCTGGCACGACATGCACGTGCATGCCCGACTCGACAGTGATCCGGACCCGGCCGGCTGA